One segment of Streptomyces sp. XD-27 DNA contains the following:
- a CDS encoding isopenicillin N synthase family oxygenase, protein MSQQLPVIDLSAASRGPQDRARLHAELHSAAHDVGFFQLTGHGITPAETAALTGAMRSFFALPEADRLAISNLRSPHFRGYTRIGDEHTGGSRDWRDQLDIGAERPPRVPGPGEPAYLWLEGPNQWPAALPELRTIALAWIDRLSAVANRLLHELLASIGASPDFYDAAFGDEPHLHLKMVRYPGRAPDGADQGVGAHKDYGFLTLLLQDDIGGLQVERSDGRFHDVPPLPGAFVVNLGELLEVATDGYLKATHHRVVSPPGDRERFSVPFFYNPRLDARIEPLPFRYAQQAPGATADPANPLFAEYGRNELKGWLRAHPGVARRHHAALLDTVG, encoded by the coding sequence ATGTCGCAGCAGCTTCCCGTGATCGACCTCTCCGCCGCCTCCCGCGGCCCCCAGGACCGTGCCCGCCTGCACGCCGAGCTCCACTCGGCGGCGCACGACGTCGGCTTCTTCCAACTGACCGGCCACGGCATCACCCCGGCGGAGACCGCCGCGCTCACCGGCGCGATGCGGTCGTTCTTCGCCCTCCCCGAGGCCGACCGCCTCGCCATATCCAACCTCCGGTCCCCGCACTTCCGCGGCTATACGCGGATCGGCGACGAGCACACCGGCGGCAGCCGGGACTGGCGCGACCAGCTCGACATCGGCGCCGAGCGCCCGCCGCGCGTCCCCGGCCCCGGCGAGCCCGCCTATCTGTGGCTGGAAGGCCCCAACCAGTGGCCCGCCGCCCTTCCGGAACTGCGCACGATCGCCCTCGCGTGGATCGACCGGCTCAGCGCGGTCGCGAACCGGCTCCTGCACGAGCTGCTGGCATCCATCGGCGCGTCCCCGGACTTCTACGACGCCGCGTTCGGCGACGAGCCGCATCTGCATCTGAAGATGGTGCGCTACCCGGGCCGCGCCCCCGACGGCGCGGACCAGGGCGTGGGCGCGCACAAGGACTACGGCTTCCTGACCCTGCTGCTCCAGGACGACATCGGCGGGCTCCAGGTGGAGCGGTCCGACGGCCGCTTCCACGACGTGCCGCCGCTGCCGGGCGCGTTCGTCGTCAACCTCGGCGAACTGCTTGAGGTGGCCACCGACGGCTACCTCAAGGCCACCCACCACCGCGTGGTGAGCCCGCCGGGCGACCGGGAACGCTTCTCGGTGCCGTTCTTCTACAACCCGAGGCTGGACGCGCGGATCGAGCCGCTGCCGTTCCGCTACGCCCAGCAGGCGCCCGGGGCGACGGCCGACCCGGCCAACCCGCTGTTCGCCGAGTACGGCCGCAACGAGCTCAAGGGCTGGCTGCGCGCCCACCCCGGCGTCGCCCGCCGGCACCACGCGGCGCTCCTGGACACCGTCGGCTGA